A genome region from Anopheles stephensi strain Indian chromosome 2, UCI_ANSTEP_V1.0, whole genome shotgun sequence includes the following:
- the LOC118504783 gene encoding vitellogenin-A1-like isoform X3, producing MIAKLLLLTFVGLCTAYQYSYEYEFPYSRPFNKTGFEFGAWEPNREYVYNVTTKTMTALPDLEDYWTGIVTHGYLVIRPKDHNYVVAYIDRPMYAAFNEYLPRGYRTELARFNLKWQPMPFSSKPFGIYYNKGAVKGFYVEKTVPNHEVNMLKGWVSQLQLDTQGAYVIKSEFNQFPENNTLTGVYKTMEPSVTGECETLYDVNPVPEFHFQSHKEWIPQPQWLEEDQHVFHVVKSRNFDRCEQRMGFHFGFSGFSDFKPNTNQMGNIMSKSEVTQMYLTGNWYNYTIQSVSTVNKVVVSPSLVNSQKAMVYAQVNMTLNEIKPFEKYPEGPADDRQVFVDLVYSYNMAHDKKNFVRPANETDDSSSSSSSSSSSSDSSSDSSSSSDSSSSSEEEHENFKISPAEQYKKQAKEVEHRGNRNRRDLNAFKEKQYYEAYQRDQHRLRKQNNTSSDSSSSDDSSSSSSSSSSDESDEQDFYSSSESDSNSLSSEEDFYQPIPESMKEAPQTPFLPYFTGYKGYSVQYARNVDASRYAYKLAYEIAEELQEMSQVPKSNTLNKFTILARVLRTMHYQDIYDVCQKLFVSQKEREEGSNHSESFAKKVDAWNTFRDALAQAGTPPAFKVIKELIEEKKLRGDEAASVIATLPKTIRYPTETVMHEYFLLVTSNAVQHQEYLNTTAMISFCDFLNRAQVNNRSAYNYYPVHSFGRLADADYKIVAHKVVPWFAHQLREAVKAGDSVKVQVYIRCLGHLGHPEILNVFEPYLEGKIPVTHFQRLAFIVALDRLVENYPRLARSVLFKVYQNTGDAHEVRCAAVYLLIRTKPPVYMLQRMAEQTHYDPSTYVRAAVKTALESASEADEFDDDYEFAQNAQAAIKHLNPRDFSLQYSGTYLRDFAFKELELSYRMYFSQIAADDHYIPSGFFFHLRKNMGGLKRFSTFYYLVSSMETFFDLLDKQYDSYNKHQEYKSSDYYYKYYKQYPSLFKDYFSQYSKNHKYQNDYYEQFGNKNQEEFQKWSTTRIAKLLNIDPEEAEELEGQFMFQIFNGERFFAFNNQTIEQFPSLVKKYFQDFEDGFAYNVTKFYQQNVVTMAFPLATGLPFTYSLKTPTLMKFEFEASATTHPSIFKTPTGYPEKEYDDFVHMPRWFNGSADVNMAYSRLVDAKVGFITPFDHQRYVAGYQKKFQGYLPFSFDFGFDFENNDFEVNVQPLEPKKDALLFHMSSWPYTGYKDITDLRPMAEQPSVHILHDRAQTTKSFETSFGHELTGVAFRFQAKYDKDFIDYAYLMKHIEQHDYWSALVYPFASETYHYHQLNLHYDAQRTSVKNVKFVLQHKQADYDQDFQTADVKHPKGRHGYSGYYNEFNYAQPFVYYAGSQRRQEQFMRNAGAGIRNSDVNVFDFGIVFEGKQQKAEFVFTTAYADSPVDEKERLLMFLSFSPYVSSSAFYQFIPFSGKQFQMCFSATNQYPNMPKLNFLNVLNFDKIGSMNWELAYGEKCQGGSHISMKGKLIQSEPYRHFLRISEAGQRCKQQMDKGYFQLPACQNATRQAGYFDQYSFNFEYKDVSNYAKNLTYQFFDYARYFSFPYWSEDYFFQGKHNQFQIDFQLAPYFDYYNASFYGTDRSFAIQNYPIESEYARYFFSIHPDFDYYERMFNYAYRGNYHPSCVVSNKFVNTFDGKTYDYELGNCWHVVLHTVKPDYYFYAQDSHFMNSDYEYNWKNGFGEDEQITILARHGDNNQLFLKAVLGQYKQNDYNIDIIPQGHELPTVYINGKPQQIHEKYAVEMYTNDDGGDQPLIRVYALPGNELEISFRDDDIKIVFDGYRARFFADQSYFNNFVGLCGTNNGEGEDDFITPDQCVMRKPEYFAASYALAGMNCSGPAQAYFTEYHQKAQEHCVKPQYYFGNVISEQEAGRQRYNYYYKDFDLSDSSSSESSSSSSSSESDESNDSNSSSSEEQKPNREHFFEKQQYTEKECPVKHQAQYVEQGDKICFTSRPLPTCASQCKAVEKVPKYVDVHCRDVTDSVAQLYKQQIRKGVNPDMSNKSVTKTVKFFLPKKCVHVY from the exons ATGATAGCGAAGTTACTTCTCCTCACGTTTG tGGGGTTGTGTACGGCGTACCAGTACTCGTACGAGTATGAGTTCCCCTACTCGCGGCCGTTCAACAAGACGGGCTTCGAGTTCGGTGCCTGGGAACCGAACCGGGAGTACGTGTACAACGTGACGACGAAAACCATGACCGCTCTGCCGGACCTCGAGGACTACTGGACCGGCATTGTGACGCACGGCTACTTGGTGATCCGTCCCAAGGATCACAACTACGTCGTCGCCTACATTGACCGTCCGATGTACGCCGCGTTCAACGAGTATCTGCCCCGCGGATACCGCACTGAACTGGCGCGCTTCAACCTGAAATGGCAGCCGATGCCGTTCAGCTCGAAGCCCTTCGGAATCTACTACAACAAGGGAGCCGTGAAGGGTTTCTACGTTGAGAAGACCGTCCCCAACCACGAGGTGAACATGCTCAAGGGCTGGGTCAGCCAGCTGCAGCTGGACACCCAGGGAGCGTACGTGATCAAGTCGGAGTTCAACCAGTTCCCGGAGAACAACACCCTCACCGGTGTGTACAAGACCATGGAACCGTCGGTGACCGGCGAATGTGAAACCCTGTACGACGTCAACCCGGTCCCGGAATTCCACTTCCAGTCCCACAAGGAGTGGATTCCTCAGCCCCAGTGGCTCGAGGAAGACCAGCACGTCTTCCATGTCGTCAAGTCCCGCAACTTTGATCGTTGCGAGCAGCGCATGGGCTTCCACTTTGGCTTCAGCGGATTCAGCGACTTCAAGCCGAACACCAACCAGATGGGCAACATCATGTCCAAGTCGGAGGTGACGCAGATGTATCTGACCGGAAACTGGTACAACTACACCATCCAGTCGGTGTCCACCGTGAACAAGGTTGTCGTCAGCCCGTCTCTGGTCAACAGCCAGAAGGCCATGGTCTACGCTCAGGTCAACATGACCCTCAACGAAATCAAGCCCTTCGAGAAGTACCCGGAGGGTCCGGCTGACGATCGCCAGGTGTTTGTCGACCTGGTGTACAGCTACAACATGGCTCACGATAAGAAAAACTTCGTTCGCCCGGCCAACGAGACCGATGactcctcctcgtcgtcgtcgtcgtcgtcgtcgtcctcggaCTCTTCCAGCGATTCATCCAGCTCCTCGGACTCGAGCTCCAGCTCGGAGGAAGAGCACGAAAACTTCAAGATCAGCCCTGCTGAGCAGTACAAGAAGCAGGCCAAGGAAGTCGAGCACCGTGGAAACCGCAACCGTCGTGATCTGAATGCCTTCAAGGAAAAGCAGTACTACGAAGCGTACCAGCGTGATCAGCACCGTCTgcgcaagcaaaacaacacctCGTCCGATTCGTCCAGCTCCGACGATTCCAGCAGCTCCTCGTCCAGCTCGTCGTCCGATGAGTCTGATGAGCAGGATTTCTACAGCTCTTCCGAGTCCGACTCTAACTCTCTGAGCAGCGAGGAAGACTTCTACCAGCCGATTCCGGAGAGCATGAAGGAAGCCCCCCAGACCCCCTTCCTTCCCTACTTCACCGGATACAAGGGATACAGCGTCCAGTACGCTCGCAACGTCGATGCCTCCCGCTACGCTTACAAGCTGGCGTACGAGATCGCTGAGGAGCTGCAGGAAATGTCCCAGGTCCCCAAGTCGAACACGCTGAACAAGTTCACCATTTTGGCCCGTGTTCTGCGCACCATGCACTACCAGGACATCTACGACGTCTGCCAGAAGCTGTTCGTCTCGCAAAAGGAACGCGAGGAAGGCAGCAACCACAGCGAGTCGTTCGCTAAGAAGGTTGACGCCTGGAACACGTTCCGCGATGCTTTGGCCCAGGCCGGTACCCCGCCCGCCTTCAAGGTGATCAAGGAATTGATCGAAGAGAAGAAACTGCGCGGTGATGAGGCCGCCAGCGTCATCGCTACTCTGCCCAAGACCATCCGCTACCCGACCGAGACCGTTATGCACGAGTACTTCCTGCTGGTGACGTCCAACGCCGTCCAGCACCAGGAGTATCTGAACACGACGGCCATGATTTCCTTCTGCGACTTCCTGAACCGCGCCCAGGTCAACAACCGCTCTGCCTACAACTACTACCCCGTGCACAGCTTCGGCCGTTTGGCTGACGCCGACTACAAGATCGTTGCTCACAAGGTCGTGCCGTGGTTCGCGCACCAGTTGCGTGAGGCCGTCAAGGCTGGTGACAGCGTGAAGGTGCAGGTGTACATCCGCTGTCTGGGACATTTGGGCCACCCTGAAATCCTGAACGTGTTCGAGCCGTACCTGGAGGGCAAGATCCCAGTGACCCACTTCCAGCGTCTGGCTTTCATCGTCGCCCTGGACCGTCTGGTCGAGAACTACCCCCGTCTGGCCCGTTCGGTGCTGTTCAAGGTGTACCAGAACACCGGAGATGCCCACGAGGTGCGTTGTGCCGCAGTGTACCTGCTGATCCGCACGAAGCCCCCGGTATACATGCTGCAGCGCATGGCTGAGCAGACCCACTACGACCCGAGCACATACGTGCGCGCCGCCGTCAAGACCGCCCTGGAGAGCGCTTCCGAAGCCGATGAGTTCGATGACGACTACGAGTTCGCTCAGAACGCCCAGGCCGCCATCAAGCACCTGAACCCGCGTGATTTCAGCCTGCAGTACTCGGGCACCTACCTGCGTGACTTTGCCTTCAAGGAACTGGAGCTCTCGTACCGCATGTACTTCTCCCAGATCGCTGCCGATGACCACTACATCCCGAGCGGATTCTTCTTCCATCTGCGCAAGAACATGGGTGGCCTGAAGCGTTTCTCGACCTTCTACTACCTGGTCTCGAGCATGGAGACGTTCTTCGATCTGCTCGACAAGCAGTACGACAGCTACAACAAGCACCAGGAGTACAAGTCTAGCGACTACTACTACAAGTACTACAAACAGTACCCGTCCCTGTTCAAGGATTACTTCAGCCAGTACAGCAAGAACCACAAGTACCAGAACGACTACTACGAGCAGTTCGGAAACAAGAACCAGGAGGAGTTCCAGAAGTGGTCCACCACCCGCATTGCCAAGCTGCTGAACATCGACCCCGAGGAGGCTGAGGAGCTGGAGGGTCAGTTCATGTTCCAGATCTTCAACGGAGAGCGCTTCTTTGCCTTCAACAACCAGACCATCGAGCAGTTCCCGAGCCTTGTGAAGAAGTACTTCCAAGACTTCGAGGACGGTTTTGCGTACAACGTGACCAAGTTCTACCAGCAGAACGTTGTCACCATGGCCTTCCCCTTGGCCACCGGTCTGCCGTTCACCTACAGCCTGAAGACCCCGACTCTGATGAAATTCGAGTTCGAGGCCTCCGCCACCACCCACCCGAGCATCTTCAAGACCCCGACCGGATATCCCGAGAAGGAGTACGACGATTTCGTCCATATGCCGCGTTGGTTCAACGGATCTGCCGATGTGAACATGGCCTACTCTCGCTTGGTTGATGCCAAGGTTGGCTTCATCACGCCCTTCGACCACCAGCGCTACGTCGCCGGATACCAGAAGAAGTTCCAGGGATACCTGCCGTTCAGCTTCGACTTTGGCTTCGACTTTGAGAACAACGACTTTGAAGTGAATGTGCAGCCGCTCGAGCCCAAGAAGGACGCCCTTCTCTTCCACATGAGCTCGTGGCCGTACACCGGATACAAGGACATCACCGATCTGCGCCCGATGGCCGAGCAGCCGAGCGTGCACATCCTGCACGATCGCGCCCAGACCACCAAGTCGTTCGAGACCTCGTTCGGCCATGAGCTGACCGGTGTCGCTTTCCGATTCCAGGCCAAATACGACAAGGACTTCATCGACTACGCCTACCTGATGAAGCACATCGAACAGCACGACTACTGGTCGGCGCTGGTCTATCCGTTCGCTTCGGAGACCTACCACTACCATCAGCTGAACCTGCACTACGATGCTCAGCGCACCAGCGTGAAGAACGTCAAGTTTGTGCTGCAGCACAAGCAGGCCGACTACGACCAGGACTTCCAGACCGCCGATGTGAAACACCCGAAGGGTCGCCACGGATACTCTGGATACTACAACGAGTTCAACTACGCCCAGCCCTTCGTGTACTACGCCGGAAGCCAGCGCCGCCAGGAGCAGTTCATGCGCAACGCCGGTGCCGGTATTCGCAACAGCGACGTCAATGTCTTCGACTTCGGTATCGTGTTCGAGGGCAAGCAGCAGAAGGCCGAGTTCGTGTTCACCACCGCCTATGCCGACAGCCCGGTCGACGAGAAGGAGCGTCTGTTGATGTTCCTGTCCTTCAGCCCGTACGTCTCTTCGAGCGCCTTCTACCAGTTCATTCCGTTCTCTGGCAAGCAGTTCCAGATGTGCTTCTCGGCCACCAACCAGTACCCGAACATGCCCAAGCTCAACTTCCTGAACGTTCTCAACTTCGACAAGATCGGAAGCATGAACTGGGAGCTCGCATACGGCGAGAAGTGCCAGGGAGGATCGCATATCTCGATGAAGGGTAAGCTGATTCAGTCTGAGCCCTACCGCCACTTCCTGCGCATCTCCGAGGCTGGCCAGCGCTGCAAGCAGCAGATGGACAAGGGCTACTTCCAGCTGCCCGCATGCCAAAACGCCACCCGCCAGGCTGGCTACTTCGACCAGTACTCGTTCAACTTTGAGTACAAGGATGTGTCCAACTATGCCAAGAACCTGACCTACCAGTTCTTCGACTACGCCCGTTACTTCAGCTTCCCGTACTGGAGCGAGGACTACTTCTTCCAGGGCAAGCACAACCAGTTCCAGATTGACTTCCAGCTGGCCCCGTACTTCGACTACTACAACGCTTCCTTCTACGGAACCGACCGTAGCTTCGCTATCCAGAACTACCCGATCGAAAGCGAGTACGCCCGTTACTTCTTCTCCATCCACCCCGACTTTGATTACTACGAGCGCATGTTCAACTACGCTTACCGCGGAAACTACCACC CGTCTTGCGTTGTGTCGAACAAATTCGTCAACACCTTCGATGGAAAGACCTACGACTACGAGCTTGGCAACTGCTGGCACGTGGTGCTGCACACCGTCAAGCCCGACTACTACTTCTACGCTCAGGACTCGCACTTCATGAACTCGGACTACGAATACAACTGGAAGAACGGTTTCGGCGAGGACGAGCAGATCACCATTCTGGCGCGTCACGGCGACAACAACCAGCTCTTCCTGAAGGCTGTCCTCGGCCAGTACAAGCAGAACGACTACAACATCGACATCATCCCGCAGGGACATGAGCTCCCGACGGTTTACATCAACGGCAAGCCCCAGCAGATTCACGAAAAGTACGCCGTCGAAATGTACACCAACGACGATGGTGGCGATCAGCCGCTGATCCGCGTGTACGCCCTCCCTGGCAACGAGCTGGAGATCAGCTTCCGCGACGACGACATCAAGATCGTGTTCGACGGATACCGTGCCCGCTTCTTCGCCGACCAGTCGTACTTCAACAACTTCGTCGGTCTTTGCGGTACCAACAACGGCGAGGGAGAGGATGACTTCATCACTCCCGACCAGTGCGTCATGCGCAAGCCCGAATACTTTGCCGCCTCGTACGCTCTCGCTGGCATGAACTGCAGCGGCCCGGCCCAGGCCTACTTCACCGAGTACCACCAGAAGGCCCAGGAGCACTGTGTGAAGCCCCAGTACTACTTCGGCAACGTCATCAGCGAGCAGGAAGCTGGCCGTCAGCGttacaactactactacaagGACTTTGACCTATCGGACTCGTCCTCGTCGgagtcgtcctcgtcgtcgtcttcgtcggAGTCGGACGAATCTAACGATTCTAACTCGTCGTCCTCGGAG GAACAGAAGCCGAACCGCGAACACTTCTTCGAGAAGCAACAGTACACCGAGAAGGAATGCCCCGTCAAACATCAGGCCCAGTACGTCGAGCAGGGCGATAAGATCTGTTTCACCAGCCGTCCGCTCCCGACCTGCGCCTCTCAGTGCAAGGCTGTCGAGAAGGTCCCCAAGTACGTCGATGTCCACTGCCGTGACGTTACCGATTCCGTCGCCCAGCTGTACAAGCAGCAGATCCGCAAGGGAGTCAACCCGGACATGAGCAACAAGTCGGTCACCAAGACCGTCAAGTTCTTCCTGCCCAAGAAGTGCGTGCACGTCTACTAG